A single window of Acidimicrobiales bacterium DNA harbors:
- the hisF gene encoding imidazole glycerol phosphate synthase subunit HisF, whose product MRTVRVIPCLDVDAGRVVKGVNFVGLRDAGDPVELAARYDAEGADEVVFLDITASSDHRRTMVDVVRATADQVFIPLTVGGGVRAVDDGRDLLRAGADKVAVNTAAVERPHLVHELAVEFGAQCVVVAVDARRSGPAGSGRFEVYTHGGRRPTGIDAVTWVRICQRLGAGEILLTSMDRDGTRDGFDLELTRAVVDACSIPVVASGGVGTLQHLVDGAVEGGADAVLAASIF is encoded by the coding sequence GTGCGCACGGTGAGGGTGATCCCCTGCCTCGACGTCGACGCCGGGCGCGTCGTGAAGGGCGTCAACTTCGTCGGGCTGCGCGACGCCGGGGATCCGGTAGAGCTGGCCGCCCGCTACGACGCCGAGGGTGCCGACGAGGTCGTCTTCCTCGACATCACCGCCTCCTCCGACCACCGCCGGACGATGGTCGACGTGGTGCGGGCCACCGCCGACCAGGTGTTCATCCCCCTCACCGTGGGGGGCGGGGTCCGCGCCGTCGACGACGGGCGCGACCTCCTGCGCGCCGGCGCCGACAAGGTGGCGGTCAACACCGCCGCGGTCGAGCGGCCCCATCTGGTGCACGAGCTGGCGGTGGAGTTCGGGGCCCAGTGCGTGGTCGTGGCCGTCGACGCCCGCCGCTCCGGCCCGGCCGGATCGGGCCGGTTCGAGGTGTACACCCACGGCGGGCGGCGCCCCACGGGGATCGACGCCGTGACGTGGGTGCGCATCTGTCAGCGCCTCGGGGCGGGGGAGATCCTCCTCACGAGCATGGACCGCGACGGCACGCGGGACGGCTTCGACCTCGAGCTGACGCGTGCGGTAGTCGACGCGTGCAGCATCCCGGTGGTCGCCAGCGGGGGGGTCGGCACCCTGCAGCACCTCGTCGACGGCGCCGTCGAGGGTGGTGCCGACGCCGTGCTGGCGGCGTCGATCTTC
- the hisA gene encoding 1-(5-phosphoribosyl)-5-[(5-phosphoribosylamino)methylideneamino]imidazole-4-carboxamide isomerase — translation MDLYPAIDLRGGRCVRLAQGDFSRETVYRDDPVAVARSFAAAGAPWIHVVDLDAALTGTAVNADVIGAVARSVDVPVQAGGGVRSEEAAASLLAAGVSRVVVGTAALSEPGLVRRLTGAHPGAVAVGLDHKRGEVVVRGWTEGSGRDLLAVVAELEDAGAVAFVVTDVERDGMLEGPDRPGLATVLGATTVDVIASGGVSGADDVRALAGLEAGGRRLSGVIVGRALYEGRLTVEEGVAACAR, via the coding sequence GTGGATCTGTACCCGGCCATCGACCTGCGGGGCGGGCGTTGCGTGCGCCTGGCCCAGGGGGACTTCTCCCGCGAGACGGTCTACAGGGACGACCCGGTGGCGGTGGCCCGCTCGTTCGCGGCGGCGGGGGCGCCGTGGATCCACGTCGTCGACCTCGACGCCGCCCTCACCGGCACGGCGGTGAACGCCGATGTGATCGGCGCCGTGGCCCGCAGCGTCGACGTGCCGGTGCAGGCGGGGGGAGGGGTGCGCTCGGAGGAGGCCGCCGCCTCGCTCCTGGCCGCCGGGGTCAGCCGGGTCGTGGTCGGCACGGCGGCCCTGTCCGAGCCCGGTCTGGTCCGGCGCCTGACCGGCGCCCATCCCGGTGCCGTGGCGGTCGGGCTCGACCACAAGCGGGGCGAGGTCGTCGTCCGGGGCTGGACCGAGGGCTCGGGCCGCGACCTCCTCGCCGTGGTGGCCGAGCTCGAGGACGCCGGGGCGGTGGCGTTCGTGGTCACCGACGTCGAGCGCGACGGGATGCTCGAGGGTCCCGACCGCCCCGGGCTGGCCACGGTGCTCGGGGCCACCACCGTGGACGTGATCGCGTCGGGCGGAGTGTCGGGAGCCGACGACGTGCGCGCCCTGGCGGGGCTGGAGGCGGGGGGGCGCCGGCTCTCGGGCGTGATCGTCGGGCGGGCCCTCTACGAGGGCCGCCTCACCGTCGAGGAGGGGGTGGCGGCGTGCGCACGGTGA
- the hisH gene encoding imidazole glycerol phosphate synthase subunit HisH: MIAVLDYGIGNLRSAEKALQRVGGDAHLVSDPDQAMAADAVVLPGVGAFGRCMTALRATGLDKVAVAAVDNGLPFLGICIGLQVLYDGSEEDPGARGLGLIRGTVRALPEGQKHPQMQWNRVQVSGTASGLFAGCAEEPWLYFVHSFAPEPTPEVVATCDYGGPVVAAVEQGPLWATQFHPEKSGEAGLAVLGNFVAAVAAVGAGAAGTR, encoded by the coding sequence GTGATCGCCGTCCTCGACTACGGGATCGGCAACCTGCGCTCCGCCGAGAAGGCCCTGCAGCGGGTCGGCGGGGACGCCCACCTGGTGTCCGACCCCGACCAGGCCATGGCCGCGGACGCCGTGGTGCTTCCGGGAGTCGGGGCGTTCGGGCGCTGCATGACCGCCCTGCGCGCCACCGGCCTCGACAAGGTGGCGGTGGCGGCGGTCGACAACGGGCTTCCGTTCCTCGGGATCTGCATCGGGCTGCAGGTGCTCTACGACGGATCGGAGGAGGACCCCGGCGCGCGCGGCCTCGGGCTGATCCGGGGCACGGTCCGGGCCCTGCCCGAGGGCCAGAAGCACCCGCAGATGCAGTGGAACCGGGTGCAGGTGTCGGGGACGGCGAGCGGGCTGTTCGCCGGGTGCGCCGAGGAGCCGTGGCTGTACTTCGTGCACTCCTTCGCCCCCGAGCCGACCCCCGAGGTCGTGGCCACGTGCGACTACGGCGGTCCGGTCGTGGCGGCGGTGGAGCAGGGCCCGTTGTGGGCCACCCAGTTCCACCCCGAGAAGTCGGGCGAGGCGGGCCTGGCCGTGCTGGGAAACTTCGTGGCCGCCGTCGCCGCGGTGGGCGCCGGCGCCGCCGGCACCCGCTGA
- the hisB gene encoding imidazoleglycerol-phosphate dehydratase HisB yields MTAGARRSERRRETKETTIAVELDLDGAGAGSATTGLPFFDHMLAQRGRHGGVDLRVEASGDLAVDAHHTVEDVGIVVGQALAGALGDKAGIRRFGSVSLPLDEALVDVALDLSGRPYLVYEVEVAPDALALGDPPFEAQLAEEFWRAFATAGNLTLHIRLRSGRNTHHILEASFKGVARALRDAVRVEGAGVPSTKGTL; encoded by the coding sequence GTGACCGCCGGGGCCCGGCGGTCCGAGCGCCGGCGGGAGACGAAGGAGACGACGATCGCCGTGGAGCTCGACCTGGACGGTGCCGGCGCCGGCTCGGCCACCACCGGGCTCCCGTTCTTCGACCACATGCTGGCCCAGCGGGGCCGCCACGGCGGCGTCGACCTGCGCGTCGAGGCCAGCGGGGACCTGGCCGTCGACGCCCACCACACCGTGGAGGACGTCGGCATCGTCGTGGGCCAGGCCCTGGCCGGGGCCCTGGGGGACAAGGCCGGGATCCGCCGCTTCGGGTCGGTGTCGCTGCCGCTCGACGAGGCCCTGGTCGACGTGGCCCTCGACCTGTCGGGGCGCCCGTACCTGGTGTACGAGGTGGAGGTGGCGCCCGACGCCCTGGCCCTCGGGGACCCGCCGTTCGAGGCCCAGCTGGCCGAGGAGTTCTGGCGGGCCTTCGCCACGGCCGGCAACCTCACCCTGCACATCCGCCTGCGCAGCGGGCGCAACACCCACCACATCCTCGAGGCGTCGTTCAAGGGCGTGGCGCGCGCCCTGCGCGACGCGGTCCGGGTCGAGGGGGCGGGGGTGCCGTCGACCAAGGGCACGCTGTGA
- the hisC gene encoding histidinol-phosphate transaminase produces the protein MTSSIPVRPDLALMAGYHSPQVEVSVRLNTNEAPLPPPDGFADALAEEVRTIPFHRYPDRKARALRAGLADLHGVDAAQVFCANGSNEVLQCLLLAVGGPGRRVALFEPTYQLHAHIARITGTEVVTGRRGADFRLDLAEVGRVIDAFDPVVTFLCSPNNPTGRAEPREVVEQVVAQAPGLVVVDEAYGQFAPWSAVPLVSDEGRVVVVRTFSKTWSMAANRLGYLIGPPALVEALEDVALPYHLDAMKQAAGRIALRFRGEMESRVAGIVEERGRLAGALADLPVESWPSDANFILFRPVARHATAVWEGLVDRSVLVRDCSTWPGLDGCLRVTVGTPAENTAFLKALAEVLS, from the coding sequence ATGACGAGCTCGATCCCGGTGCGCCCCGACCTGGCCCTGATGGCGGGCTACCACTCCCCCCAGGTCGAGGTGTCGGTGCGGCTCAACACCAACGAGGCGCCCCTGCCCCCGCCCGACGGGTTTGCCGACGCGCTGGCCGAAGAGGTGCGCACGATCCCGTTCCACCGCTACCCCGACCGCAAGGCGCGCGCCCTGCGGGCCGGCCTGGCCGACCTGCACGGAGTCGACGCCGCCCAGGTGTTCTGTGCCAACGGCTCCAACGAGGTGCTGCAGTGCCTGCTGCTCGCGGTCGGCGGCCCGGGCCGGCGGGTGGCGCTGTTCGAGCCGACCTACCAGTTGCACGCCCACATCGCCCGCATCACCGGGACCGAGGTGGTCACGGGGCGGCGGGGGGCCGATTTCCGGCTCGATCTCGCCGAGGTGGGCCGCGTCATCGACGCCTTCGACCCGGTGGTCACGTTCCTGTGCAGCCCCAACAACCCGACCGGGCGGGCCGAGCCGCGCGAGGTGGTCGAGCAGGTGGTGGCCCAGGCCCCGGGGCTGGTGGTGGTGGACGAGGCGTACGGCCAGTTCGCCCCGTGGTCGGCCGTGCCGCTGGTGAGTGACGAGGGCCGGGTGGTCGTGGTGCGGACCTTCTCCAAGACGTGGTCGATGGCGGCCAACCGGCTGGGCTACCTGATCGGGCCGCCGGCGCTGGTGGAGGCGCTGGAGGACGTGGCCCTGCCGTACCACCTGGACGCCATGAAGCAGGCGGCGGGCCGGATAGCCCTGCGCTTCCGGGGGGAGATGGAGTCCCGGGTGGCGGGCATCGTCGAGGAGCGGGGCCGGCTGGCCGGCGCCCTCGCCGACCTGCCGGTCGAGTCGTGGCCGTCCGACGCCAACTTCATCCTGTTCCGTCCGGTGGCCCGTCACGCCACCGCAGTGTGGGAGGGGCTGGTGGACAGATCGGTGCTGGTGCGCGACTGCAGCACGTGGCCGGGCCTCGACGGGTGCCTGCGCGTCACCGTGGGCACGCCGGCCGAGAACACCGCCTTCCTGAAGGCGCTGGCCGAGGTGCTGTCGTGA
- the hisD gene encoding histidinol dehydrogenase: protein MLRRLDLRGRAADLTTGLPRPAAASDPPIDAVRAIIREVREGGDRALRELTARFDKVEIDELAVPPEEWDAALASLPPLLREALEAARANVAAYHRAQKPEDTRYERDGVVVREVMRPVDRAGLYVPGGRAVYPSTVIMTAVPARVAGVGELVLCVPPGPDGNVPTPTLAAAALAGVDRVYRVGGAQAVAAMAYGTESVPAVDVIVGPGNIYVSLAKQEVAGVVGIPNGFAGPSEVVVVADDTTPVDYAAVDVVVQAEHGPDGLAWLVTWSEATADAVTAAVERLVSEAPRREEIESTLRDGGYAVVVDGPEEAMAVANAIAPEHLQLMNADPDLLLPLVRSAGAVFTGAHAPASVGDYIAGPSHVLPTYGTARFTGGLGVDDFLKKVHVVTLDQATLGRLAPHVAAIADAEGLSAHAASVRIRWVP, encoded by the coding sequence CCGGGCCGCGGACCTGACCACCGGGCTGCCCCGGCCGGCGGCGGCGTCGGACCCTCCGATCGACGCGGTGCGGGCCATCATCCGGGAGGTCCGGGAGGGTGGGGACCGGGCCCTGCGCGAGCTGACCGCCCGGTTCGACAAGGTCGAGATCGACGAGCTGGCCGTGCCCCCCGAGGAGTGGGACGCCGCCCTCGCGTCCCTTCCGCCGCTGCTGCGCGAGGCCCTGGAGGCGGCCCGGGCCAACGTGGCCGCCTACCACCGGGCCCAGAAGCCGGAGGACACCCGCTACGAGCGCGACGGGGTGGTCGTCAGGGAGGTGATGCGCCCCGTCGACCGGGCCGGGTTGTACGTGCCGGGAGGGCGGGCCGTGTACCCCTCGACGGTGATCATGACGGCGGTGCCGGCCCGGGTGGCGGGCGTGGGGGAGCTGGTCCTCTGCGTGCCGCCGGGCCCCGACGGCAACGTCCCCACCCCGACCCTGGCGGCGGCCGCCCTGGCCGGGGTGGACCGGGTGTACCGCGTGGGCGGGGCCCAGGCCGTCGCCGCCATGGCCTACGGGACCGAGTCGGTCCCGGCGGTCGACGTGATCGTGGGGCCGGGGAACATCTACGTCTCGCTCGCCAAGCAGGAGGTGGCGGGGGTGGTGGGGATCCCCAACGGCTTCGCCGGGCCGTCGGAGGTGGTGGTGGTGGCCGACGACACCACGCCGGTGGACTACGCCGCCGTCGACGTGGTGGTCCAGGCCGAGCACGGCCCCGACGGGCTGGCCTGGCTGGTGACCTGGTCGGAGGCGACGGCCGACGCCGTCACCGCCGCGGTGGAGCGGCTGGTCTCGGAGGCGCCCCGGCGCGAGGAGATCGAGTCGACGTTGCGCGACGGGGGCTACGCGGTGGTGGTCGACGGGCCCGAGGAGGCCATGGCCGTGGCCAACGCCATTGCCCCCGAGCACCTGCAGCTGATGAACGCCGACCCCGATCTGCTTCTGCCGCTGGTGCGCTCGGCGGGAGCGGTGTTCACCGGGGCCCATGCCCCGGCCAGCGTCGGGGACTACATCGCCGGGCCCAGCCACGTGCTGCCCACCTACGGAACGGCGCGCTTCACCGGCGGCCTGGGCGTCGACGACTTCCTCAAGAAGGTGCACGTGGTCACGCTCGACCAGGCGACGCTCGGCCGGCTGGCGCCGCACGTGGCCGCCATCGCCGACGCCGAGGGGCTGTCGGCCCACGCCGCGTCGGTCCGGATCAGGTGGGTGCCGTGA